One Purpureocillium takamizusanense chromosome 1, complete sequence genomic window carries:
- a CDS encoding uncharacterized protein (COG:K~EggNog:ENOG503NX0P), with translation MCTAHHHRRWNGERNRLQVSRPGPCLTLECRRSTDANDPDSAIDHSMFVLNVDLWSEDGSREVNLVRSSTGSPSISSTTPYSWSSLNSGDPSMSPYPQHQHVLASSRDGSYPPAQSGPYVPDYQVQPGYSQGPPPFPPNGSYGPPQQYFPQHQGYRHDGSVAPLPSQTNMVQFNRNGVPVAPSYGPGPAGLGGVAMVGNQPQGMFTRNLIGSLAASAFRLSDTADHIGIWFVLQDLSVRSEGTFRLRFSFVNVGARGGSRRDGNAPKINTGRAPILASCFSYPFTVFSAKKFPGVCESTPLSKTFATQGIKIPIRKDANVKGGDEDDYGE, from the exons TACGGCTCATCATCACAGACGCTGGAACGGGGAGAGAAATAGACTGCAAGTGAGCCGACCTGGCCCGTGTCTGACCCTCGAATGCCGTCGGTCCACGGACGCTAATGATCCCGACAGTGCCATTGACCATTCCATGTTTGTACTCAACGTGGACCTCTGGAGTGAGGATGGATCTCGCGAGGTCAATTTGGTACGGTCGTCCACCGGTAGTCCATCTATTTCATCCACAACACCCTATTCTTGGTCTTCGCTCAACAGCGGGGATCCGTCTATGAGTCCCTACCCTCAGCACCAACACGTTTTGGCATCCAGCCGCGATGGATCTTACCCCCCAGCGCAATCAGGACCCTACGTCCCGGACTACCAGGTGCAGCCCGGGTATAGTCAAG GacctccccccttcccaccAAACGGATCATATGGCCCTCCACAGCAGTACTTCCCGCAGCATCAAGGCTACAGACACGATGGCAGCGTGGCGCCATTGCCTTCGCAGACGAACATGGTTCAGTTCAATCGGAATGGCGTTCCTGTTGCTCCAAGCTACGGCCCCGGTCCGGCCGGGCTTGGGGGAGTAGCAATGGTGGGCAACCAGCCGCAAGGCATGTTCACGCGCAACCTCATCGGAAGCTTGGCAGCAAGCGCTTTCCGTCTCAGCGACACAGCGGATCACATTGGCATCTGGTTCGTGCTTCAAGATCTCAGCGTTCGTTCAGAGGGAACTTTCCG CCTCAGGTTCTCCTTTGTCAACGTTGGAGCGCGCGGTGGATCCCGTCGTGATGGAAACGCCCCGAAGATCAACACCGGTCGAGCCCCAATCCTAGCATCCTGTTTCAGCTATCCATTCACCGTCTTCTCAGCCAAGAAGTTTCCGGGTGTGTGCGAGAGCACACCGCTCAGCAAAACATTTGCGACGCAGGGAATCAAGATCCCCATCCGGAAAGATGCAAACGTCAAAGGCGGTGATGAGGACGACTATGGCGAGTAG